In the genome of Rhineura floridana isolate rRhiFlo1 chromosome 10, rRhiFlo1.hap2, whole genome shotgun sequence, the window AAAGAATACAAAATATGTTAGCATTAAACTAAAACACCAGTCATTGctcctaaaaaaaaaagttgatgtAAGTATTATGACAATTCTATACTGACAGTGTTATAAAGTGATGTATacttgtgagccagtgtggtgtaggtgTTGGActactcatgaaaaccctattcatagggtacctgtaagtcggaatcaacttgaaggctgtacatttacatttatacttGTGAAAGGGGAGAGAAATGTGACAAATTATTCAAAACAGTCTATAAGTCATTTTGCTACAACTATACTCTTTTCTAGTTGTGTGCCCACTCCAAGATATGCCACAACATTTCGGTTTGTTGTTCAAGTACCTCTTCTCCAATCTGGGGGAAATTTCAGAAACATTTTATCATGAGGAGAGAAACTATTGGTCAAAGCAAAGAAAATACAATCTCTTGAAGGAAATTGTTtagattgggggtggggaacctgtgacctttaagatgttactggactctaactcccaccctcctcaccattgaccatgttggctgggactgatgggaattgggaggaccagaagcaacatctggaggtggggtggggaacctttggctctccagatgttgttgagctataactcccatcaactctagcAAACATAGccagtgaccagggatgatgggagttgtacttcagccacatctggagggccaaagattccccacacctgccttagatGTTGACCACTGCTTGTAAATCTGAGTTCATTCTTTCCTTTGGAACAGCATCTTCACAATATATTGTTTCCTGAAAGTCGCTTAAGACATGAAGTGTCTTAAGGACCAGGACCAAATTTTCTAACCCACACTACCTGGTCAaattcccaattttgtatcctaATATCCCGAAACATTGCTGCTATGCATATTTCATCAAAGGAGATTAGAACTAACAAAAATAGCTTACCAAAACCCCATCAAAAGAACCTGATTCACTTGTCAGAAAAGCAAACATGGCACACAGGTAAGGGTTGTTCAGCTGTAACCTCAGAGTGCTGCACATTTCCCTCCACAAGGAGTTCTTTTCATCAGTATAGCCCGATAATGCCATGGCCACTACATTAAGGTTTAGATCACCTGTATGGCACAAGGATAACACAATAGCTAGCATTTCAATCCAGTTTATTTCCACTTATAAAGAACATTTTGAAATTACATTGAGAATATTTTGTTTGGGATGACAGAGTGATCTCTACTCTCAAACTCAGCAACTAATTACTCAAGGTGTTTTAAAAGCAACCATAATTGACCCTGGAACAGAAATCACTTCAAAGAGCAAAACAAAGGATGCTGGTTCAACTTCTTGATGAGGAGGAGCCGTCTCGCCAAAACAAGCCCCCTGATACAGGGAAAAATAACATCTACATGGACTATTTCATACATCACATTTTGTTCTTTCATGTTATTTCTGCCGCTCAGAATGGCCTATTCCAAGACATAATGCAGTGTTAGAtcaatgatgggggggggggaggtcggTTCCACAGTTCACACAGCATCTTCAGCTGTGACACTGCAGTGGTATAACAGATTTGTGATGCCTACCGCCTACCCTTTCCTGTTACTAACTAAATTGGGTTTGGGATTCAgccagtttttttctctctcaatatactgggttggatccaaagaatCATGAACCGAAGGAAAACAGCCACTAGCTACAAACACCATGCAGAGTTTGCACAGTCCTATAATTGTACAGGTTCTGTACAGTTCTCTTGTTTCTGCAGTTGGAAACACCTATTTAGATTCAGTTTGTTTTTCTCATGAAATGTTTCAATGTGGAGTGTGAAACAGCCCTTCCATGAACAGAACACTCTGCATCTGGAAAGGCACCTTTAGAACCAGTACTTTGTAAAGCCTAAGAAAATATACAGGACagtatgtggtgtagtggttaaggtgttggactacgacctgggagaccagggttcgaatccccacagccatgaagctcactgggtgaccttggcccaatcactgcctctcagcctcagaggaaggcaatggtaaaccgcctcagaatactgcttaccatgaaaaccctattcatagggtcaccataagtcagaatcgacttgaaggcagtccaacatcATCATACAATGCACACATTCcattagcgcaaggatttctgcttgtgctacAGAACATGTCCCCCTCCACTTCCTGCACATGCCCCGTGCCctcccgaaatctgctctggagggttggggaaaaccgcagaatagatttagggggcgtGGGGTGAGGAGAGGGTGAAAAAGTTCCATTGAGCAGCTAGAAGTCCTTGCACTGACACAACAAGTTATTTGAATACCGCCCACAATCTGTATTTTAATAGATGAGTGtaatataaaacaaaatgcaaaaagtAACAACCCAGCCTACAAAAGTGATACCAAAACAGAACAGGTACCTTTTCCAGAAGACGCTCCTTTGTTCAGTATCTGTATCACTCGCCGAATGTCCAAGTTGAACAGTGCTACAGCAGCAGCTCGCTCccagtctccttcttgttccaAAGAGAATAAAAAGGGTTCCACATCCAGATCTGTGCCCTTCTTTATCCACCCACAAAGCTGTAAAGCCAATGATCTCTCCTCACTCAGATACTGAATAATATCTGCCTGCCTGTCACATCCACTCCTGCTATGCCTGACGTTCTCTGTTGTTCCTACAGAAGGAATTATTTGAGTTAGTGCACACACAGATAAATAGAACCgtttaaaattcaaaatcatATAAAGCTAAAATCAGATTTACAATACAGCACCAGTTCCTTGGCCTTATTATATTCActtcccctctaggatgcacgccttaacgtggtgagggggtttgagagtgctgaagaagctaaaagcaatgctgtcaggagtctagaccaagaggctagactcctagcaggggcacccaaggtgaaatgctcaaagctgaaacactagagtaagatgcatccaaactcagaggaaggcaatggtaaaccacctctgaatatctcttaccacgacaaccctatgaacagagtatccaaaatgcaatacgagatagtgctgaaagatgagacccccaggtcagaaggcactcaccgagctactggggaagaacaaaggacaagtacgagtatcactgtgactaatgacgcagttgggtcaaagccgaaaggaagcccagaggctgatgtacacagatgcaaaaggagagtcctgagttgtacgacgcacacaataggaacatggaatgtgagaagcatgaacaagggaaggttagaaattgtcaagcaagaaatagaacgcaccaacattacaatacttggtgtgagggaactaaaatggacgggaatgggacatttccaatcaggcaactacaaaatattttatggaggaaatgagaaattaagaagaaatggggttgctttaatagtgagaagtgatgtagcaagagcaattaggagctacaatgcaaggtctgagcgagtgatatcaatgagattaaatggaaacctatcaacataaccatcattcaagtctatgctccaactgcaaatgcagaagaggaggaattggattttacgcagaagtacaggaggaaattgatcacataccaaaacaagatgtgctgataatcatgggcgtctggaatgcaaaagtaggaaacagagaagaattaggaattgtggggaaatggggcctaggtgacagaaatgaagcaggagaaagacttattgaattctgtgaagccaataatttgtttcttgcgaacacattttttgagcaaccgaaaagacgactgtacatatggacatcaccaaatgatcaatataggaatcaaattgattatataattggtagcagaagatggagaagttccatactttctgcaaaaacaagaccaggagcagactgcggtacagatcatgaactggtcgtattgaaaatcagagtaaagctaaagaagaccaacaaagcaatcataatgccaaaatacaatttaaataacatcccagaagcatataaagatcaaataaggaacaggtttgaggctttaaacttagttgacagagaactagaagaactgtggaatgaagtcagagacgttatcagggaagaatgcaaaaagacaatacctctagttaaaaagagagaaagacctcaacggatgactgaagaaacttaaaatggttaaatagagaaggaaagcaaaaggcgatagaaacacagtcagaaccctaaatgcaacaatacagcgactagtacgtaggaacaaagagaaccattacaatagttactgtatagaaatagaagaggacaacaaaaagggtagaacaagagccctgttccaaaaggttagagaaatgaaacCAAGAAATTAAACCAAGACTGGGGAACACACTGAcggaccgagatgaaataaaaggtagatggaagcaatacgctgaagaactccataaaagagatgcaaggatgacagattcattcatggaggaaccgtatgatgaagaaccagaaattttagaatgcgaggtgaaagctgctcttaaaatacttggaagaaacaaatcaccaggaacagatggcataccaatagagttgctacaagctactgagactaaatctgtccaaattttgattaaaatttgtcaagaaatatggaaaactaaacaatggcctacaggctggaagcgttccatatacatcccaattccaaagaaaggggatcccagggaatgcagtaattatcgtattgcgttaatatcccatgcaagtaaagtaatgctcaagattctacagcaaaggctcttaccatatatggagcgagaaatgccagacgtccaagctggacttaggaacggaagaggcaccagagactatatcgcaaacatacgttggataatggaacagagcaaggaatttcagaagaaaatcaccctgtgctttatagattacagcaaagtctttgactgtgtagatcatgaaaaactatggaatgcttgaaaaaaaatgggggtgccacagcatctgattgtcctgatgcgcaatctatactctgcacaagaggctactggaagggcagaatatggagaaaccgattggttcccaatcggaaagggtgtgagacaggggtgtattttatcaccctatttatttaatctatatgcagaacatatcatacagaaagcaggattggaccaagatgaaggaggtgtgaaaactggagggagaaatatcaataatttaagatatgcagacgataccatactactagcagaaaccagtaatgatttgaaacgaatgctgatgaaagtgaaagaggaaagcacaaaagcaggagtacagctgaatatcaaaaagactgggctaggactggggagggcagctgcaagagaactagaaaaggtcctcaaatgcaaagatgtatcgctgaacactaaagccaggatcattcagaccatggtatttccgatctctatgtatggatgtgaaagttggacagtgaaaaaagctgataagagaaaaatcaactcatttgaaatgtggtgttggaggagagctttgcgcataccacggacagcgaaaaagacaaataattgggtgttaaaacaaattaaaccagaactatcactagaagctaaaatgatgaaactgaggttatcatactttggacacataatgagaaggcatgattcactagaaaagataataatgcttggaaaaacagaagggagtagaaaaagaggaaggccaaacaagaaatggattccataaaggaagccacagacctgaatttacaagatctgaacagggtggttcatgacagatgctcttggaggtagctgattcatagggtcgccataagtcgtagtcgacttggaggcacataacaacaaattgtaTTCACTAAATGCCACTTACTACTCATGCTGTTACTAACAAAATTCTATGGTAAAAGACAGCTGAAGCAGAGCAGATTAGTGACGCCTTTATAACAAAGATGAAAACACAATTACTGATAATGAAGTCAGCTTTTCAGCTATTTAAAAAATCTTGCAGAGTTTCTTTGGACCACAGACCTGACAAAAGTTATTCACTTGGGGTAACAGAATCTAATTTTGAGAAACCTGAGTATAAACAGACCTAGAACGCTGACTTGGGGTACTAGGTAGCCAAGCAGAGTGTCATCTTAGTCAGAGAACTGGCGCAGAAAACACATTCTGAAAAGACAAGAGGAAGATTTTGTCCTTCCTGTTATCAGTCTACTTTTCCCCTAAGGACctgaaagtggtttacaaaggTCCATTTAATTTTTCACCCCCAactaccctgtgaagtaggttaggctgggacaGAATGGCTGGCCAAAgtgactcattttttaaaaaaagtcttataTTAATAACAAATCAGTCAAACATACTTACCCATAGAGGTTTTCAGAATAGATTTGATGCCTGCATAAACCAAAGACCCCTTGTTTCCTGTGAATTTCTGATCCATATCCTCAGTATACTGCTTCATAAGTATTTTCAAGTATaggaaatttaataaattattattaaaatagcATGGGGCAAAAGTTGTACTGCTATATTTGCTGCTTTGGACATTCCTATATGTTACTGAATTAGGCTCTCTTGAGCTCTCGAAGAAACCAACCATGGCTGGGATCCAAAAAGCTGCTTAGGCCCACAAAGGCAGGGCTTGTGCTATCTCAGTGGAATTTATGACATTTTTTCCCTCTGAACAGTTTATATCTGTCCCTCTGAACATTTTATATCTGTCCCTTGTCACAAGAGTGCTACCAGTAATTAGGTATGGGTTGAAGGGAAAGCCAGTGGCTTTTCAGGTATAAAATAATAAAGCACCATTGTTGCAAAGCCCATAGTTTTGCTAATAGGCTGatttgggattttaaaaaatctgtatgcCTCGAGGTTTTAAACAttatgcaagaacactcttcagCAATTTGGATAATTTTATTTTAGTGTTTGGATTTTTGTTACTATGGATGTTTGTCCCATTGAACAtataaactattttgttctgaTTGTCACAACGTATGGATAAGACAATAAACTTAAGAGAATAACACACACATTTGGATGAAGAGTTCCAGCCATCTAACTATGGGTTGGCTACATGTCACATTTGTATTGCTCTGGCAGTACTATTGGTTTTAATCTGCATCATGTCAGCAGAACCATTTTGGATCCCTAAAAGGAATCTGACAGTGATGCACCACACCAGTCCCACCCTACAGCAGATCCAGGTATTCCTGAAGGCCACGTCTCCCATTCCATCTACCTCTGTGGCTTTCTGAACCCTCAAAgggcttcctctttcttcctttcctACCCAGTACCACTATTTTCTTTCTTGCCATCAGGGGACCATCACTACCTATTCTGTTTCTCAATGTACCTTGAGTCACAGGTTTCTGTTGCTGCTTACTACCTTCACCTCATGACCTAGGACTAATGGAACATATTGGCAACTGTCTGGTTCTTTTATGCCTAGCTGAAGCTTTGAGCCACCCACACCTACAGTCTTCCCTTCACACCTAGTATTCCCAagcagcatatttatttatttattttttaatttgtatcccacccttcctcccagcaggagcccaggacggcagatataaatataaatgcattaaaacaatgcTAGGAAGGGAATATCTTTCACCTGCCATCAGGACAAAGATGCTGCCTAGCAGTGCATTAAGACTTTTTGCAATACTCCTTCCTGCATTCAGGGGATGTTTTAAAGGATATAGTGCAGAGTGTACCAAAGTGACTTCAGTTGTGGATCTTCATTTCCTGCAAGAACATGGTTTCTCCAGACCTGTTCTGTGTCAAGGCCATACCTGGATAAAGCCCTCAGCCGCATTTTGGTGGCTATGTCTTTTTCTAAGGAGCTAGCCTTCCCATCTTCTGTGCACTCATACAAATGCCTCCCACATGCCCACATTAAAGAGGTAATAGGGCTCCATGCCAGAGAGATCCTTTCAAATACTGTGAAGTCAGACATAGTCCTGTTTGGAGTCACAACGACCATTCGATTTTGATTTGTAGGATGCCAAGCAAAGGAAGCAATATAGTGTTCACAGGGCTGCACACTCCTTTCAATGATTGTAGGCTCAGTTTCATCCCCAATAGGTGTAGGAGTGTGCTGCATATCATAGAGCTTGATGATGTTACTATCCCTGGTCAAAGTAGCTAGCAATCCAGTTCTCGTCGGACACCATGCTACCTTTGTTAGAGGTTTTGGTTGTTCTGTCAGAGTCAACACAGGCTTTTCAAACTTTCTAAGGTCCCATATGGCAACCTGACCTTCATAGAAGGAAGCTACACGATCATGGAAGTAGGGGTCAACAGTTACGCCCTGAACAGCCTTTGTATTAACAAACATTTTTTGGCTTGTATTTCTAAGGTCAAAGATAGCCAGGTTTCGGTGCATTCCAGCTAAAAGAAGTTTCTGATCCCGTGGAAGCCAACAGAGAGAAAGACAAGCATCATTCTGTCCTAATTCATAAAGTGGTTTTGTCACAACCAGTCCTGCTTCAGTATCTCCAGATGAAAGCCTTACTTTCTCAGTAGCAACTGGAGTTTCCGGAGTGTATTTACTACTGATGTCCCAGATCAGTACTGAAAAATCAGCCCGATGTTTATCCAGACCAGCAGCAAGCCAATTACTGTCTAGTGGATTCCATGCCAGGGTATTACACTGCCGAGCATGTTTTGGAACAAATTCTTTTCCTATCAGATCCTTGGATTTTGAGTTGTGATCTTGGCCAAGGCTAGTAAGGACAACTCGGCCGTTGGCCTGCCCAACTGCCAGGAGACATTCAGGATCATATTTAGGATACCAAGCCACACATTTCAGATATGGAGTATCTGAATTAATGGACAAAAGAGTAGCTGTAGTTTCCTCAGATAAACGCAGGGATCCTGCTTTGAGTTCAGAACTGGCAATAGATTCAATGTGGTAGAGGCTGAGCTCCGAGTCACATACAACAAACCTATCAACATGGTGTGGTGCCCACAGAATATCAGGTTTGGAGCAGCTCATTTCTGCTACTACAAGTTGCTGTGAGTAGTTTAAAATGTTGTTGGAAGACAAGAATTGTGTTGATTCATAAGGacactgggttttttaaaaaaagaaaaaagcagaatGTTATACTCATGACAAGGCTTCCAGCTCCAAATGAGCATCTGTCAACATTCACATTTCTCCTTCCCCATCTCCTTCAGGGGCGATCATGCAATAATGGgttactaaagctgcaatcctaacctgatTTACCtgtgaataagccccactgaattcaacaaggCTAACTTCTGCGTAGACATGGTTACGACTGCACTATAATTCAGTTAATTTTTGTTCAGAATTTAACTCTGTACCATCTGTACTTTCTCCCTGGTTTTAGGCAAAGGATCTTTACATATAGCAAGCTGAGAAGCTACTATTTATATAACTGGTGTTCCCTGAACCCCTTGCAGCTTTTATTAAATGAAAATTCAATATACATACATGCAAACTTTTAAGCTTTTTGTAATACCAGTAGCCAAAGCATAGAGAATGCGCCAATAGCTAGAGGCACACATCATCACATATCATGACATTACATTGGTGCTACAGGGGGGTACGCTGGCATAAATGTTTAGATTGGCAACCTGATCTAGAATCACCTGATGTTAGTGCTGTCTATCTTCCAGCATTTTGGTTCACATTGAGAGACTGTCTAATCTTGCACCCCGATAGTGCCATTTTCTAGATGTTCATAGTGGTTTGCTAACAACAGACTATTACATCTCATATTTGAGAAAAGTTAGATAAATATCAGATATCCCTGGAGTTACCAAATATCTTTTATACATCACAGTTTCACAGGCCATCTTACTGAAAAATAAACAGATTCAGTACTTACCACAGATCtggcttattttaaaaatatcaatctaGCAAACCTACCAGCAAGGGCAGTTCAAAAAGGTGGCAAGGACAGATACATGGAGCAGGCCCATCAGCCCAGGAGTAGTACTACTCCCATAAGACCCAGCTGAATCACACCACCCAGCTAAGAAGCTCCCTGGAACACTCCCCCCAGCAGCACCTCCTCTGCCACTTGGGGAAGAGGGAGCATGTAAGTACGCAAACAGGAGGAGCAACTAGTTCTACCTCTTCTCCCTTACTTATCCTCTCTAGGACCATGGCAGGAAAGACTGCCTAGAGACAGACAAAGTGGAAGCAGCCACCACTGCCCATTCCCTtgctcactctctttctctgggCAGTGGAAGAAGCAGCCATCTCATCCTCTCACTTGCTCATCtaaatttatttttcatttatttcataagatttcttatctgcccttcaTCATAAGATCCAAGAGTGGGTTAGAACAATATAACATGCAGTTACTAAAGCAAATGAGACCATTCTATCCAAAAGAGAACAGTATAAGTCTTCCTCTAAGTGCTGCTGGGATGATTATTTGGGCCAGCAAACCCAGTACTCCCTGTCATACCAGAGGGTGGGTGAACCAGTGGAGTCAGGAGCAGTCATTGCCTCTTgctgctcattctctctctcactggTTGGTGTGAAGGAAAGGATTGAGCCAGGAACACACCACCACCTAGAAGCACAGCACAgtgagcaaggaggaggagattaCTTCTTCCATGAGCACCCTCTGGGCTAGTGGACCTATCTCTAAGTTTGATATGGTTGAACCATACGATGCAGAGAAGTTTAGTACGCTTCCAGAGCTGgcccaaaatattttgctgcctgaggcaatcaAGATAGCAACACCCTCTCCTTATTACAAAAACAGAAACCATCCAGGCTGGCACGCTAATCACACTTTGATGCTGTTGTCCCCCACTTAGACGGGTACATACAGTTCTCCATATGCGTTGTTACTtctcactctcccctcccctcccctccccaatctgCTGAGATAACTACCTCTCTCTTTTCACTTGTTCAGCTTAAATACACTTAAACTCACGCGTCTGGGGGAGAAAACAAGCCCTACCCTCCACTGACGCGCGTTCAGCTGATTAGAATATTAGAGCTGCGCGCGTTAGACTCCAGATAGGGGGTTGGAATGTTTTTCACTGGTATCGTCTGCACGCGCAGTCCAGAAAACCTGTAAAAACCACAATTCTTAATCACACCGCCAGTTTGTGCGTAAATCGTGCTCCGAGGTCTGGGTCAGAGCAGGGGCGCGATCTCTACCCATCCAGAAACTACGTCAAGTCACATACACATATTTGCCTAATGCCTACCCTTTAGTTAAAAGTCGTTCCTCTCAGATAAGGGCGCAAGAGCACTAGGACAAAAACGAGGCTGTTCTGTCCCCAAAGAACCCAATACCGGAGGACACCGAGCGCTCCCCTCCCTGAGCCTTAAGATAAAGGAGAAACCGCGCGCTCCCGAAACGGGCATAGAATGACTCTTCTAAATTGTGACCAAGAAGAAACTCACCCCGTGGCCCCTCAATCAGGTGGTTCCCGGAACTATGGTGCCAGATTGAgggagcgggggggggaagaaaaggagaaggtaaaaaaaattgaaagaagTCGCACAGCTGCTTCTACTTCCGTCTTCAGGGAgacttccacttcctgtgtgagCTGGAATGCATCCGGTGTGTAGGGGCGGGAAACAGGAGGCCTAATACAGACTTGGTGGGTGTGGCCTTTGCCGGCGTTAATTCCTAAACTCCCAAGTGGAGCAGTTCGTTGAGAGGCTATAAAGCTATAAAGCTGGTTGTATAATATCTCTCATGGGTCTCTACGCCCGTGGAAAGGTATCTCTGATGGCGTCGTTGGCCTGTCAGTCCACGTGGCCCGCATTTTCAAAGCTCCCAGTTTTCAAGAGGTAGATTACCGGTGCTGGGAAGTTTCCCACCTGAGAAAGCGAAGTGTTTGAATCAGGCTAGCCCATAGCGGACATGATCCGCGCCTTCAAAAGgaatgcctttcttttctttttcttgcaaTGCCTCCCACTGCGGATATTTTAACTTTGTGTAAACCAAATGCATCTGATAAATGTCACAAATTAGTATTAATAGTATTTCCATGCTTCTTTATCTATGTGTGTATTTGGAGAAGTGAAGCCAAGTAGCAGGCTTGCATGGTGATCTCACTGAAGTGACAGGTAGCAGTTACCACTTCCGCCCCAGCAAATGGTGGTAGATGATTTTATTTTGGGGTGAAATGACCATGATGCAGTTTCCCATATAAAAACCAAAAATTGTCAGATCATAGCTAGAGAGAGTTTAACATTAAGGCTAGAACCATTGTGTTCTGTTACTATCTGAGAGATTGTTGCAGAGCTCTGGCAGGCAGAGTAGTGGACAACACTTGACAAGGCATTGCTGTGTCTGATAATGATAGAGTACCACTAAACAAGCGTAGAGAGGACGACAATAAAAGACTAGGACCTTTTCCCTCCCACGGTTCTGttctaaaggctgcaattctctaAATTTCAGTAAGAGTAGCTTGCATGAGCTGCTAAAATTCTCTcatctacacaactattaaagctgCCTGtgacctgtcctcttttgcatttgGCCACCCTAACTTTTAATAGCTTGCAAATAAAAAAGGTAATAGGATGTAACAA includes:
- the MIOS gene encoding GATOR2 complex protein MIOS gives rise to the protein MSCSKPDILWAPHHVDRFVVCDSELSLYHIESIASSELKAGSLRLSEETTATLLSINSDTPYLKCVAWYPKYDPECLLAVGQANGRVVLTSLGQDHNSKSKDLIGKEFVPKHARQCNTLAWNPLDSNWLAAGLDKHRADFSVLIWDISSKYTPETPVATEKVRLSSGDTEAGLVVTKPLYELGQNDACLSLCWLPRDQKLLLAGMHRNLAIFDLRNTSQKMFVNTKAVQGVTVDPYFHDRVASFYEGQVAIWDLRKFEKPVLTLTEQPKPLTKVAWCPTRTGLLATLTRDSNIIKLYDMQHTPTPIGDETEPTIIERSVQPCEHYIASFAWHPTNQNRMVVVTPNRTMSDFTVFERISLAWSPITSLMWACGRHLYECTEDGKASSLEKDIATKMRLRALSRYGLDTEQVWRNHVLAGNEDPQLKSLWYTLHFMKQYTEDMDQKFTGNKGSLVYAGIKSILKTSMGTTENVRHSRSGCDRQADIIQYLSEERSLALQLCGWIKKGTDLDVEPFLFSLEQEGDWERAAAVALFNLDIRRVIQILNKGASSGKGDLNLNVVAMALSGYTDEKNSLWREMCSTLRLQLNNPYLCAMFAFLTSESGSFDGVLYESNVAVRDRVAFACKFLTDAQLNRFIEKLTNEMKESGNLEGILLTGLTKDGVDLLESYVDRTGDVQTASYCMLQGSPSDVLKDERVQYWIENYRNLLDAWRFWHKRAEFDIHRSKLDPTSKPLAQVFVSCNFCGKSISYSCSSIPHQGRGFSQYGVSGSPTKSKVTSCPGCRKPLPRCALCLINMGTPVSSCPGGSKSDEKVDLSKDKKLAQFNNWFSWCHNCRHGGHAGHMLSWFRDHTECPVSACSCKCMQLDTTGNLVPAEMVQP